A genomic region of Homo sapiens chromosome 4, GRCh38.p14 Primary Assembly contains the following coding sequences:
- the EXOC1L gene encoding exocyst complex component 1-like isoform 2 (isoform 2 is encoded by transcript variant 2) codes for MVKHYRIGLDEKYEVTKKWSLNDLQMIDGKEADTDNPFFDLHFKKVYSLEAYSCASKYAFARTVNKLNHAYLKKDLQIVNFDSTYINDDSIWSSNNKDCLVLMRICFYAFNLVCLSLCPLPL; via the exons ATGGTGAAACACTACAGAATAGGTTTAGATGAAAAATATGAAGTAACAAAAAAGTGGTCTTTGAACGATCTGCAGATGATTGATGGAAAAGAAGCAGATACT GACAATCCATTTTTTGATCTGCACTTCAAGAAAGTGTACAGTTTGGAAGCATATAGCTGTGCTTCTAAATATGCCTTTGCTCGAACTGTAAATAAGCTGAATCATGCATATCTTAAAAAGGACTTACAGATCGTGAACTTTGATTCTACATACATTaacgatgattccatttggtcCTCCAACAATAAGGATTGTTTGGTCCTTATGAGAATATGCTTTTACGCTTTCAATCTTGTGTGCTTGTCCCTATGTCCCTTGCCACTCTGA